A region of the Coleofasciculus sp. FACHB-T130 genome:
CATTAAGTGGAAATGGTGGTCGGGTGGTCATCAAGTTTCAGGCAATTATTACGGCGGCTGCTGGGGTGCAAATTAGCAACCAAGCTGTTGCTACATCAACAGGTGGCACCGTTAACTCGTCGGTTACAGATGCCATTCAAGGGAATGGCGACTTGCCTCAAATTGTAGATGATGGAATTGATCAAGGAAACCTTGCCAATACTGGAGATGATGATCCGACTGTGCTGACGGTTGCTTCCCCTGGGAATGGGAATCTGCGTTTGGTGAAGCGAATCACATCTGTGACTAGAAACGGTGCGCCGCTGAGTGGGGTTAACTTCAATAGTTTTGTAGATGACCCAAATAGCGACAATGACAATGCAGCTGGCTGGTCGCAACTGTCGCCTATAGGAGTTTCCACCATAGCGGCTGAAACAGCTTTGAGAAGCGGCGACGAAGTCGAGTACACGATTTATTTTCTCTCTGATGGGACGGCTCCAGCTAACAATGTCAGATTCTGCGATCCAATTCCCACAGGGACAACCTTTAGCGCTGATAGTTTTGGTGCAGGTACGGGAATTTCGGTGAATCGTGCTGGAACAATTGCGTCCCGGACTAATGCTTCAGATGCAGATGAAGGGACATTTTTCTCACCGCTTACCCCATTGCCTACGGGGAATGGTTGTCCTAACCAAAATAATGCTGACGGAGCAGTAATTGTAAATCTGGGCAATATTTCTAATGCAACGAGTAGTAATTACGGTTTTACCCGCTTCCGCGTCAAGATAGATTGAGTAAAGCACTAATTCAAGATTTGAAATTATAAATAAAAATGAATGAAGTAAAAAATCAAATCTTGTTGAATGTTACTATTGTTTAACAGAAATTGTTTATAAACAAATTGCAACGATTTGTTTATAAAAATCTTTGACTTTCTAAAAAAGAAATGTATAAATAATTTATTTCTACCAAAAAGTTTTAACTTATCTAAGTATTCAAAATAAATTTTTACTTAAATTGATCTAACTCCTACAAATTCATGCGTCTATCTCTAAAAAAGAATACGGTAGCAAGACCCACCAGAATTTCCTGGGAAGGATTACTTGTTAGTAGTTTTGCCCTTTCAATATGTGGTTATACATTCTGGGTGCAACCTGCTCATGCGGAAGGGACTAAACAAATAGTAGCGGGGGGGGGAGCCAGGCCCCTAACAGAATGGAGACCTCAAGCTTTTATATCTGGTGTTCCTCGACGCACTTTATTACAAGTTTATGCCAACGCTGGAGAAGTTATAAATCTGGGTTCAAGTGCTGTTGGTGTACCAAATGCCAATAGTACTACGGTCGGAAATGCAGTTGTATTTGCTCCTGGGGTAAATGTTACTTCTACAACAACTCCTTTATTAGATTGTCAAGCAACCCAGCCTACTAAGGGTAAGATTACCAGCAGCAGCCAGGAAAATGCTGGACCGTTGCCTGCGGCTGGTGGTTACGACCCTTGTATTTTCACAGTTCCTAGTAATGGAATTTACCAAGTAGCCTTCTATGGTCCGGCAGGGGGGAATCCAGCTAGTATCGTTCAGGGAACGCCTACAGCCAGCATTACAGATGATCCTGACAATTTTAACTCTCAGCAGGGTAGTGGCGTTGCTATTTGGGATATTACAGTACGCGCTAATGCTGCCTCTACTCTAGATATAAATGGTCGTGTGTTTAGTAATTATTTGGCACTGCTTACAGGCGGTAATGGACTAAATTTTAAAGTAAATTCAAATCTGTTCGTTCAAACAAAGGATGGCTTTCAATACAGTGTTGATACCAACAACCTCGATCCAAATGGATTTATCTTTTTCTCAAATAACCGAGGATTTACTTCTGGCGGTCAGGCACTTTATCACTCAATCAATCTAGGACCACCACAATCTAATTTTCCACCACTAAACGCAACATTCCAGCAACCTGACGATCCAGACACAGCACAAGACTTTACTAATAAATTATTCTTCAACGCTCCCAATCTATCTGCGATCGCTGGACTCAGTACGGCACTCGGCTATGCAACTACTCCACAACTTCCTTCTCCTGGCACAAATTTTACTTTTACGGGAGCAGAAAATAACACTCCAAATCAAGCCGGTACTTCACCGCTTGGTGGAAATTTTAACTTCATTAATCCTAATTCCTCCCAAGGCAGCTACACCATTAGCATTGATGTTAATAACAATGGTAGTTTCACAGACCAAATTGACAGAGTAATCCTAGGTACAGCCGCACCAGGACCTAATACAGCCTTTTGGGATGGTAAGGATGGATTAGGCAATCCCGTACCTGCTGCCACCTTTACCTATAATGCCCAACTAACTATCAATGCTGGGGAAGCACACTTTCCTTTGCTAGATGCAGAAGGTTCTGGAGGGCTAATTATAACCCGAACTCAGCCAGGAGCCGGCCCTAATCCCTCTACTGTCTACTATGACGATACAGATGGAAACAACACTCCTTTAGGTAACACTGGTGGACCATCCAATCCCATTAAGCTGTTAGTGGGTGGTAACAGTGCCCCTGGAAATATACATCAATTCGGCAACAATACAGGTACGGGCTTTGGGGATCTAAAGGGCATTGATACTTGGACTTACTACCCTTCTCAGGCAACAGGTCTTATTGGCGGTATCAACATCAAAGCAGCTGACTTGCAGATTACCAAAACACACAGTCCAGCGGCTGTAACAGCAGGTGGCCTCATTACCTACACGATAGAGGTTTATAACGATGGGCCGAGCGATGTAATAGGAGTTGGGGTACAAGACACGATTCCCGCATCAATCACCGGTGTCAGCTGGACTTGCGTCATTTTAACAGGTTCTACCACGGGTACCTGTGGTGCCGATAGCGGGACGGGAAATGTCATCAATACAACTGTAAATTTAAACAGCAAGGCGAGGGCACGTTATACCGTAACTGGTACTGTATCTCCCACCGCTACAGGAACGTTAAGTAACACGGCAACTGTAATCCGACCCAAGGATGTGACCGATCCAGTTAACCAAGACAATCTCGGTGGTCCTACCAACATCAACGAAACTGCTACTGACACGACCACCATTAGTGCTGGTCCTCCTGCTGTTTCTGGAACGAAATCCGTTCAATTTACAACAGATGCAGATGGGTCAGGTTCGCTGACACCGGGCGATCGCATTCGCTATACAATTACCTACACCAACACAGGCTCATCTGCTGCTACTAATTTCCAAATAGTCGATCCTCTCCCTGCTGGGTTAACCCTATTTGGCACACCCACTGTCACCCCTGCGGGAACGGGTACCAATGCCAGTGTAAATACCGCTTACAATGGTTCTGGTGTAAATACTCTACTCAATCCCGAGGCAGTGCTAGCACCCAGTGGCACAATTACTGTTACCGTAGAGGCTACTGTTGGCAGCGGTGTTACGGGCAACTTATTCAACCAAGCTACTGCTTCTTCAAATACCCCTGGTTTCCCGCCTGGTGGAGTGCCTACTGATGCCACCACTCCGCAAGGAAACATCGATCAGTCCCCATACCCAAATCAAGGTTCTCCAAGCACGCCAACGGGTATCACGGTCGGCTCAGCTCCCGTACCACTTGCCAATAAATCCGTCCGCTTTGTCAACGACAACGATGGTACTCAAACACTCACCATCGGTGATGGCCTTCAGTACACAATTATTGTCAGAAATCCTACTAACACCCCTATCAATAACTTAGTTATCAGTGATGTGATTCCGGTGCAGTTGCGGGTACTGCGGAATACCATCAATGTTTCTGGAGGTTTTACACCCGCTTCTAGCCTACCTAGTGATGATTTCAATGGCACAGGGAACCCTATTGCATTGACCAATCCCGGAACCCTAGCAGCAAATTCCACCGTGACTCTTACCTTTAACGCCCGTATTCTACCCGGATCTGCTAGCCCGATTGCTAACCAAGGAAGAGTAAATTATGCAGGCGATAATGGCAATCCTGTACTCACAGACGCCAGTGATAGCAATAATCCAACGGCACCTGGTTCTAACAACAATCCGGGCGATCCTGGTGTAGGTACAGGCAACAATGTCACCCAGCCCACTGGCGGTCCTAATGACCCGACTATCATCAAATTTATTAGCCCGTTTGAACCTAGCGGAACTAAATCTGTACGTCTATTCACGGATGCCGATAACAATGGTGTTTTAACTACTAACGATGTGGTGGAATACACCGTTACCTATACGAACTCCAATCCCAGCACCGTTATTACTGACTTTCTAGCAACTGACCCTCTCCCCAATAGCTTAGCCTTTGTTCCCGGCAGTTATAGTTTTACTTTTTCTGGAAATGGGACAACAGTAACAGGGAACCCCAATTACAACGGCACAACTGACACGAATCTCACTAATGCTAACCCTACAGGGGCGCTGGGTTCAGGCGGCGGTCAGGTGGTCATCAAGTTTCGTGCTCGGGTGACGGCGGGAGCGAATACGACGATTGCCAACCAAGCTAGTGCAACATCAGTAGGAGGATTGAGTCCCTCAATTACAGATGCAGTGGCAGGTCCAAGCGATCTGCCGCAGGGATTGGATGATGGGACTAATCAGGGGAACTTGGGGCCTACAGGGGATGACGACCCAACATTACTGAGTGTGGTGGCAACGCCCATCGTTTCCGGAACAAAGTCCGTCGCCCTGGCAACGGATGCGGAGGGGACAGGTTCGGTGACAGCGGGCGATCGCGTCCGCTATACGATTACTTATACAAACACGGGATCTGGTGCCGTTAACGAGTTCCAGATTGCAGATGTTTTACCGACTGGACTAACTCTGGCTGCAACACCTACCGTTACGGTCGCCGGAACGGGCAGCAGTGCTGCGATTAATACAGCTTATAACGGTGCTAGCATCAATACCCTACTCGCTGCCGGAGCCGTGTTAGCACCGAATGGCACGATTACCGTCACAGTGGATGCTACTGTTGGCAGTGGAGTCACTGGCAACTTATTCAATCAAGCTACTGCCACCTCTACAACCCCTGGCTTTCCACCTGGAGGAGTGCCTACCGATGCTAAC
Encoded here:
- a CDS encoding isopeptide-forming domain-containing fimbrial protein, with the protein product MRLSLKKNTVARPTRISWEGLLVSSFALSICGYTFWVQPAHAEGTKQIVAGGGARPLTEWRPQAFISGVPRRTLLQVYANAGEVINLGSSAVGVPNANSTTVGNAVVFAPGVNVTSTTTPLLDCQATQPTKGKITSSSQENAGPLPAAGGYDPCIFTVPSNGIYQVAFYGPAGGNPASIVQGTPTASITDDPDNFNSQQGSGVAIWDITVRANAASTLDINGRVFSNYLALLTGGNGLNFKVNSNLFVQTKDGFQYSVDTNNLDPNGFIFFSNNRGFTSGGQALYHSINLGPPQSNFPPLNATFQQPDDPDTAQDFTNKLFFNAPNLSAIAGLSTALGYATTPQLPSPGTNFTFTGAENNTPNQAGTSPLGGNFNFINPNSSQGSYTISIDVNNNGSFTDQIDRVILGTAAPGPNTAFWDGKDGLGNPVPAATFTYNAQLTINAGEAHFPLLDAEGSGGLIITRTQPGAGPNPSTVYYDDTDGNNTPLGNTGGPSNPIKLLVGGNSAPGNIHQFGNNTGTGFGDLKGIDTWTYYPSQATGLIGGINIKAADLQITKTHSPAAVTAGGLITYTIEVYNDGPSDVIGVGVQDTIPASITGVSWTCVILTGSTTGTCGADSGTGNVINTTVNLNSKARARYTVTGTVSPTATGTLSNTATVIRPKDVTDPVNQDNLGGPTNINETATDTTTISAGPPAVSGTKSVQFTTDADGSGSLTPGDRIRYTITYTNTGSSAATNFQIVDPLPAGLTLFGTPTVTPAGTGTNASVNTAYNGSGVNTLLNPEAVLAPSGTITVTVEATVGSGVTGNLFNQATASSNTPGFPPGGVPTDATTPQGNIDQSPYPNQGSPSTPTGITVGSAPVPLANKSVRFVNDNDGTQTLTIGDGLQYTIIVRNPTNTPINNLVISDVIPVQLRVLRNTINVSGGFTPASSLPSDDFNGTGNPIALTNPGTLAANSTVTLTFNARILPGSASPIANQGRVNYAGDNGNPVLTDASDSNNPTAPGSNNNPGDPGVGTGNNVTQPTGGPNDPTIIKFISPFEPSGTKSVRLFTDADNNGVLTTNDVVEYTVTYTNSNPSTVITDFLATDPLPNSLAFVPGSYSFTFSGNGTTVTGNPNYNGTTDTNLTNANPTGALGSGGGQVVIKFRARVTAGANTTIANQASATSVGGLSPSITDAVAGPSDLPQGLDDGTNQGNLGPTGDDDPTLLSVVATPIVSGTKSVALATDAEGTGSVTAGDRVRYTITYTNTGSGAVNEFQIADVLPTGLTLAATPTVTVAGTGSSAAINTAYNGASINTLLAAGAVLAPNGTITVTVDATVGSGVTGNLFNQATATSTTPGFPPGGVPTDANTPSGSINQAPYGDTGPADKTGLTIAASGVPRLRLVKRITNATRNSIPISGINFSSFGNDPNDANDDASGFSQLSPIGVIKIPSENSLTSGDEVEYTIYFLSDGGSPINNVRFCDAIPLGTTFITNSFGSGSGMSLNRAGTVTNPTNASDTDAGAFLSPLVPLPTGNACSNQTNPDGSVIVNLGDVSNVAGSNFGFVRFRVKIN